The sequence CAAGCATAAAGAATCAAAAACAGGAGGACATAAAAGGTAATTACGAGGAAGAATACATGAAATATTGGAGAATGAATATTTCAGATCAAGACCCACCAGAGACAGATATTGCAATAGTTGGTAAGAAGTCAGATGGAGAGTTACCTATACATGATAGATGGATTTTAACTCAAGGAAGTGGTTTGCGTTTGGGGACTTCTTATAAATCATTTGGTCTAAAAAAGGACTCCGAGATATCAATTTTAGATGATAATGAAGTTGACCTATTAGAAGTTGAAGTGAATAAATATTTAAATAGGTCTCAAAGGGAATATGATGGTGAAAGATTAGTTTACAACACTTTTCCTTTGTAAATTAAAAAACAGGCTGTGAAGCTATTTGCAGCCTGTTTTTTGATAATTGACAACCTGCTAACTGCCATTCTTTTTTAAAAGGTATTACGTTGGATGATGTTTAATGGTACGTTCGAGTGCTAAGAAGAATACGGGACTAGAATACAAGTGATTGTACAAGTTCATTTCCCAATTGTACCTGCTATGCTTATTTCGCTTCGATAGAACGTTATGGAACACTAGATGGTAGTTCATTGTTTTTATCAAATGGGTGTATTATTTGGATTAACATGAGAGTAAGTATCTTTTTGGGGTGGTAAAGTCTTCTAATGCTTTCTTTATTATGATAAATTTTTTTTAAGGAGAGTCCAGGTGAAAAATAACCTTTATCAACTATATTATGATAAGCCTGAAGATCGTGTTACCGAAGTGTTATTTAAACTATTAGAAAAATCAACAAAAGAGTTGACCGATCGATTTCTAGGAAGTTGGATTGGAAATTTTCAAATAGGAATTAAAAGAGATTATCATTTTGGTACTCAACTTGCAAAGGTGATGGATGCACATACAAAGCGGGGGGTAGTTCTTGCCATTTCAGAGTCCGGGAAAATTAAATCATCAGAGGAAATAGGAAGTAATTATATAGGTGTCCCCGATGGATACATTTATGAGAGTAATGAAGCGCTTAGTGTATTGGTGGAAATTAAAATAAAGGATAATCCTTTAACATATAAACAATTGGATGCACACTGTCAAACCATTTCAACTTGTAATCATGTTGATATTATCCCTCTTACTTGGAGGGAAGTCCGTGACTTTTTTGAAAAAGAGCAGCAGAAGTATGATAACAATCATAAAAATTGGTTACTTATCGATGAATTTCAAGAATTTTGCGATGAACATGAGGTAGGAAGATCAAAAGAGGATTATCAATATCTAATTAAAAGACATGCAAAAGAACATAACGTGTTAAGGTCATTAGATGAGTATATTAAAAATAAATATTTAAATGTTCAGGTAAAAAAAGATGGTTTTCAAGCTATTGATTATAAGACATCCGCAGGAAAAACCTTCTTTACTATTTGGTATAAAGAAAATTTAATTGTTTTTAAACCCACTCGACCTTATGGGGTTTATATTGATTTAGTTATACATAAATTGGGAGGAGAAATAGTCAATACTCCTTACGATTACAAATCTCAAGAAGCATTTATGCTCTTTAGTAACCTAAAGGAAGAACAGTGTTTTGTTTTATCTCAAATTATCGACTTATGTTATGAAAGTACATGTAATAAGATAGAATTGGCTCCGATTGAGTGGGTAAATCTATTTCAACTAACAGAGGAAGGTCTCAATGCTAGTCGGATTGGTCGAGCAGATATTAACTTTTTTAACAAGGGTAGCTTAAAAGAAGCTGGAGCGTATGATTTGTATCACATTCTTTATAAAGCAATTATGGAAGTAAAGTATGTAAAAAGTAAAATTATTTTATATTAGTATTAAAAGGTTTGAGATCAATTCGTTTGGTATGCAGTCCAAGGTACAACTAAATAAAACAAAGATAATATTGTTTATTTTATAGAAACGAGAGGTTTTATAAATATGGAAATAACTAAAATTGAAAACCCATCTTGGTGTGGGGATATAAAAGAAATTCTTCTGCCCTATAGCTCCTCATTCGATTTTAAAGGGATCACAGAAAATTATCCACTAGGTTATTATGAATGGTGGGTAATCAAGGATGCAGATGGAGTAGCATTAGGAGTAGGTTGGTTGGATTTTGATGAGAATTCGTTTGGTCAAAAAGAAGGGGAGATTTCTCTTTGTGTAAACATAAAAAATCATTCGGAAAATGTGGGAAGTACTTTGCTCTCTTTCCTTGAAGATGAAATAAAAAGAAGAGGTGTCTCATTAACTTCAGCTGTTGTAAAAAAGTCAAATCCTCATTATCAACATGTCGTTAATTGGTTTGTTAAAAAGAATTACATTGTTGATTCCGATGGGGAAAAAACTACTTATTTAATTAAAAAAGGTGACTAGCAGAGTAACTATCAAATGATGGAGTAGTTAATATGAGCAGGTATATTGCTGATTATATTTTAGGGGAACCACATTGTGAAAAAGAAACTATAGTTAATACAAAACAAAATTTCATTGAAAAAAGGGATTTCCTAAACATTGAGTTAAACAAACAAGGTTATAAAACTATCACCATTGTAATGATGAATCCTTCCAAGGCTGATTCTCGTCAGTCGGATAACACTATAAACAAACTTATTGAATTCTTTATAAGTCATTCTATACACTCGGTAGACAACGGGTTAAAAACTATTAAAGATATTAAATATTTACAGATATTAAACCTTTTACCAATATACAATCCTAACTCAAGGGCAATATACAGTGATATAAATACTATTATTGCTGAAATTGGGACAGAAAAATTATTTTCCGTTTTAGAATCGAATCAAAAAAAGATTAAAGAGGTGCTACAAGATTCTCATTATATAGTGATAGCATGGGGTATGCCAGAAAATTTCTCTCTTCCTTTGTATTTTGAGCAAGCGGCAATGGTTCTTCGTACACTAGAAGCCTCTGGAAAGAATGTATATGTCTTTAAGATGAAGTCTCTTAAAGGGTCTGAGTATTATTTGACTAAGCATTTAAATCCTCCTCACCCATCAAAAGGTATAATTCTTAGTTTAGTACGTGTAGATGTTAACAGTCATTATAGAATAATTCCAAGACTTTGACGGTAATCATTTCAACCTCATGTTGATATAGTCAAACAACAAGTAACCTGTATTGTTGTATACAATTATGGTTGATTTAAAAAATGATACTGTACAGTTCAAGGAAACTTTGATCAATTAGGTAGCTTAACCATAGTAGAGATTCTTATCTAACAGAGTATAGTATATGTTGATACTCATCTCACAGCAGATAAGGGGAGATCAATCCACTTTTTATATAATAAGGAGGTCGTTATGTTTGTAGCTGAACTAAAGGGAAAGATTCCGTCAGAGCTTCAAAATTACGAAGATATATTAACGTCTTCAACAATTGGCGTTTTTCAATATCTGTCTAGTCCCTCATACATTCAAGCGGTGTTAGAGTCCTCTATAAATATTGGTCATGAAAATTTGAAGTTTGCAGGAGAAATCGAAGAAAGTGATTATATTTTTTGGCCCAAACTTGAAGCATCAGAGCCAGATGTATTACTTTATTTAAAGACTGTAGATGGAACAGAGTATCTTATCTGCATAGAAGCTAAGTTTTGGTCAGATAAGTCAAGCAGTGAAGATCTTAGTATTGAATTTCAAGACAGGGGTAATGGGCAGAGGGATCAACTCGCTAGAGAAATTGAGGACTTACATAAAAATATATGTTTTCATTTATTCAATTTAAACAAGAAAAAAATAAAAAAACCAATATTGTTATACCTTACAAACCATACTTATTTTCCTTCAACAAAAATTTTAGAAAGTCTAAATCATGTAAAAGTACCTTGCTTTCCTAAGGAGAATATTTATTGGTTACCTTGGAGAGAAATACATAAAATAATTAATAAAACAACAAAATTTCACACTAGTCAAGATATTTTAATATTAACTGATTTAAAAAAAATACTAGAGAAGAAAGGGCTTAAAGGGTTTAATGGGTATCAACAGGAGATAGTGCCTGTAAAGGTTTTAAACTATGATTATTCAACTTCAAGCGAATTTATAGAGTGGGATATTAAGCAGGTTAATAATATTTGCTGGAAATATGGAGGAACAAAAAATGGTTGATAACACAGCAATTATAACTTCTATAAATAATGTAAGGCATACAATAAACAATGCTATTTTAATGTTAAGAGATTTGGATACTGCCCTTTCAAAAAAGGGTTTTAAACCATTGAATGGAAACTGGTTAGGTGCTGAAACTAGTAAATCTATTAACCAATCAATGGTTGATTATCGTACATTTTTTCCGCAATACATTTCAAGGCAATATGCACTAGAAAATGAAATTGATAAAAACGTGGTAAAAAAAATCCTCTTTGTCAATATTCAATTCTTTCATGGTGATTATATAGACTTACCACCGACATTTATAAGCAGTGTTATGATTTTTCCTACATTTAATAAAAATCTTAAAGCGTCTATTGATAATTGGTGGTTAAAGTATATTGTATATGAAGAAACAAAATGGGA comes from Mesobacillus jeotgali and encodes:
- a CDS encoding DUF1643 domain-containing protein — encoded protein: MSRYIADYILGEPHCEKETIVNTKQNFIEKRDFLNIELNKQGYKTITIVMMNPSKADSRQSDNTINKLIEFFISHSIHSVDNGLKTIKDIKYLQILNLLPIYNPNSRAIYSDINTIIAEIGTEKLFSVLESNQKKIKEVLQDSHYIVIAWGMPENFSLPLYFEQAAMVLRTLEASGKNVYVFKMKSLKGSEYYLTKHLNPPHPSKGIILSLVRVDVNSHYRIIPRL